Proteins from a single region of Cytophagaceae bacterium:
- a CDS encoding DUF2911 domain-containing protein, whose product MKKTLFLFLFAVILGSVALAQKAPQSPAVTTESSNVKVTYGQPSKRDREIFGKLVPYGQVWRTGANAATEVTFKNDVSFAGKSVKAGTYTLFTIPNATEWTVILNSQLKQWGSYEYDKIKDKNVVEVSVKSMPTDSVWEKLTITAEDKQITIGWDNTMIHIPLK is encoded by the coding sequence ATGAAAAAAACCTTATTCTTATTTTTATTCGCTGTAATATTAGGTAGTGTGGCTTTGGCTCAAAAAGCTCCTCAAAGCCCTGCAGTTACCACTGAAAGTTCCAATGTAAAAGTTACTTATGGTCAACCTTCAAAACGTGATCGTGAGATTTTTGGCAAATTGGTTCCTTATGGTCAGGTTTGGCGTACAGGAGCTAATGCAGCAACCGAAGTAACTTTCAAAAACGATGTATCATTTGCCGGAAAAAGTGTAAAAGCCGGAACTTATACCCTGTTTACGATTCCTAATGCCACAGAATGGACGGTAATTCTTAATTCTCAGCTAAAACAATGGGGCTCTTATGAATATGATAAAATCAAAGACAAAAATGTTGTTGAAGTAAGCGTAAAATCAATGCCTACAGATAGTGTTTGGGAAAAATTAACCATCACTGCCGAAGATAAGCAAATCACTATTGGATGGGATAATACCATGATTCATATTCCGTTGAAATAA
- a CDS encoding peroxiredoxin: MALQIGDIAPDFKLYSTEKQEVSLSNLKGKKVVVLFFPMAFTGVCTTELCSLRDDIASYQNLDAEILAISVDSPFTLGKFKEDQKLPFPLLSDFNKEVSAAYGSQYEEFVLGLKGVAKRSAFVVDEDGKIAYAEVLESAGDIPNFENVKAALA, encoded by the coding sequence ATGGCATTACAGATTGGCGATATCGCACCAGATTTTAAACTTTATTCTACTGAAAAACAAGAAGTTAGCCTTTCAAACCTCAAGGGCAAAAAAGTAGTAGTTTTGTTTTTCCCTATGGCCTTTACAGGCGTATGTACTACTGAGCTTTGCTCTCTTCGTGACGACATAGCTTCATACCAAAACCTTGACGCTGAAATCCTGGCAATTTCGGTTGATTCTCCTTTTACTTTAGGTAAATTTAAAGAAGATCAAAAATTACCCTTCCCATTGCTTTCAGATTTCAACAAAGAAGTATCTGCTGCCTATGGCTCACAATACGAAGAGTTTGTTTTAGGATTAAAAGGTGTAGCAAAACGCTCAGCTTTTGTAGTAGATGAAGATGGAAAAATAGCCTACGCTGAAGTATTGGAAAGTGCGGGTGACATTCCGAATTTTGAAAATGTAAAGGCTGCATTGGCTTAA
- the ypdA gene encoding YpdA family putative bacillithiol disulfide reductase — protein MKNFDVIIIGGGPIGLASGIACQKARLSYVILEKGCLVNSLYNYPTTMTFFSTSNLLEIGDVPFVSISAKPTRAEALEYYRRVVIAKKLNIKLFEEVLDVQTTGNDVKIKTSKDEYTGKSLILATGYYDIPNIMNVEGENLPKVTHYYKDPHFYAFQDVLVVGANNSAVDVALETWRKGARVTMVIREPEIGPSVKYWVRPDIINRIEEGSIRAYFNSKIAKISEKDVTIETPEGQTVISNDWVLAMTGYQPNLSFLEKIGIKLAEDEIRKPQYDENTMETNVPNVYLAGVICGGMDTRRLFIENSREHAELIVKSILEKNR, from the coding sequence ATGAAAAACTTTGATGTCATTATTATCGGAGGCGGGCCCATTGGTCTAGCTAGTGGAATAGCTTGCCAAAAGGCCAGGCTTTCTTATGTGATACTTGAAAAAGGTTGTCTGGTAAACTCCCTGTATAATTATCCCACTACAATGACTTTTTTCAGCACCTCAAATCTGCTTGAAATAGGGGATGTCCCATTTGTGAGTATTTCTGCTAAACCCACCAGGGCCGAGGCACTGGAATATTATAGACGGGTGGTTATTGCAAAGAAATTAAATATCAAGCTTTTTGAGGAGGTATTGGATGTACAAACTACCGGAAATGATGTAAAAATAAAGACATCAAAAGATGAATACACAGGTAAAAGCCTCATTTTAGCTACGGGCTATTATGATATTCCAAATATAATGAATGTGGAGGGAGAAAATCTTCCCAAAGTTACCCATTACTACAAAGACCCGCATTTTTATGCTTTTCAGGACGTGTTGGTGGTAGGAGCAAATAATTCTGCGGTGGATGTGGCACTCGAAACCTGGAGAAAAGGTGCAAGAGTAACGATGGTAATTCGCGAACCGGAGATTGGCCCAAGTGTAAAATACTGGGTAAGACCTGATATTATCAATCGTATTGAGGAAGGCTCGATTAGAGCATATTTTAATTCAAAAATTGCTAAAATATCCGAAAAGGATGTCACAATTGAGACACCTGAAGGGCAAACAGTTATATCTAACGATTGGGTGCTGGCCATGACAGGTTATCAGCCAAATCTTTCTTTTTTAGAAAAAATAGGAATTAAACTTGCCGAAGATGAAATTAGAAAACCACAATATGATGAAAATACTATGGAAACCAACGTGCCCAATGTGTACCTGGCTGGGGTTATTTGTGGAGGTATGGATACCCGACGGCTTTTTATTGAGAATTCCCGTGAGCATGCCGAATTGATAGTAAAGAGTATTTTGGAAAAAAATCGTTGA
- the typA gene encoding translational GTPase TypA: MQEIRNIAIIAHVDHGKTTLVDKIIHASKIFRDNQEFGDLILDNNDLERERGITIVSKNVSVRYQGVKINIIDTPGHADFGGEVERVLKMADGVILLVDAFEGPMPQTRFVLSKAIDLGLKPLVVVNKVDKENCRPDEVHEAVFDLMFNLGATEDQLDFPCLYGSSKQGWMGHDWKEPTDNITPLLDEIIAKIPASPSVEGTPQMQITSLDYSSFVGRIAIGRLARGVLKEGIQVSLCKSDGTIKKMKIKELHIFEGLGRVKVQEVESGEICAITGLEDFEIGDTVADAENPEALARISIDEPTMNMLFTINNSPFFGKEGKFVTSRHLRDRLMKEIEKNLALRVEQGDSEDKFVVFGRGILHLSVLIETMRREGYELQVGQPQVLYKEGPNGEKLEPIETLVVDVPEETAGKVIELATQRKGELLIMEPKGDLQHLEFNIPSRGLIGLRSNVLTATQGEAIMNHRFKVYEEYKGAIPDRINGSMISMANGPAVPYAIDKLQDRGVFFVDPGEDVYMGMVIGEHNRQNDIVVNVQTSKKLTNMRASGSDDNVKIAPKINFSLEECMEYIQKDEYLEVTPKSLRMRKIYLDENERKRMERQSN, from the coding sequence ATGCAAGAAATAAGAAACATCGCCATCATCGCTCACGTTGACCACGGTAAAACTACTTTGGTTGACAAAATTATTCATGCTTCAAAAATCTTCAGAGATAACCAGGAATTTGGAGATCTGATTCTTGACAACAATGATCTGGAGCGTGAGCGTGGTATCACCATAGTTTCGAAAAACGTATCGGTAAGATACCAGGGTGTAAAAATCAATATTATAGATACTCCGGGTCACGCCGACTTTGGCGGTGAAGTAGAAAGGGTATTGAAAATGGCCGACGGGGTTATCCTGTTGGTAGATGCCTTTGAAGGGCCTATGCCACAAACGCGTTTTGTATTGAGCAAAGCCATAGATTTGGGCTTGAAACCGCTGGTAGTAGTTAATAAAGTAGATAAAGAAAACTGTCGCCCTGACGAAGTGCATGAGGCGGTTTTTGATTTGATGTTTAACCTTGGGGCCACTGAAGACCAGTTAGATTTTCCATGTTTGTATGGTTCTTCAAAACAAGGTTGGATGGGTCATGACTGGAAAGAGCCAACCGACAATATTACTCCTTTGTTGGATGAGATCATAGCAAAAATCCCCGCTTCGCCAAGTGTAGAAGGTACTCCACAAATGCAGATTACCTCATTAGACTACTCCTCTTTTGTAGGACGTATTGCTATCGGTAGATTAGCCAGAGGAGTTCTGAAAGAAGGTATTCAGGTATCTTTATGTAAGTCAGATGGTACTATCAAAAAGATGAAAATCAAAGAGTTGCATATATTTGAAGGCTTGGGTCGTGTGAAGGTTCAGGAAGTAGAATCAGGTGAAATATGTGCCATCACAGGTCTGGAAGATTTTGAAATTGGCGATACTGTTGCGGATGCCGAAAATCCGGAAGCATTGGCAAGGATTTCTATTGATGAGCCTACTATGAACATGCTTTTCACCATTAACAATTCTCCGTTTTTCGGAAAAGAAGGAAAGTTTGTTACTTCTCGTCACTTGCGTGATCGTTTAATGAAAGAAATTGAGAAAAACCTTGCATTGAGAGTAGAACAAGGTGACTCAGAAGATAAATTTGTTGTGTTTGGTCGTGGTATTCTTCACCTTTCGGTTTTGATCGAAACCATGCGTCGTGAAGGTTACGAATTGCAGGTAGGTCAGCCACAGGTATTATACAAAGAAGGTCCAAACGGTGAAAAGCTTGAGCCAATTGAGACTTTGGTAGTAGATGTGCCGGAAGAAACCGCAGGTAAGGTAATCGAATTGGCAACGCAACGTAAAGGCGAACTTTTGATCATGGAACCAAAAGGTGATTTGCAGCATCTGGAATTTAATATTCCTTCACGTGGCTTGATAGGTTTGCGTTCCAATGTACTTACTGCCACTCAGGGTGAGGCCATCATGAACCACCGTTTCAAAGTTTATGAAGAATATAAAGGAGCAATTCCTGACCGTATCAATGGTTCGATGATCTCAATGGCTAATGGCCCGGCGGTTCCTTATGCTATCGATAAACTACAGGATAGGGGAGTGTTTTTCGTTGATCCAGGTGAGGATGTGTACATGGGGATGGTAATAGGTGAGCACAATCGTCAGAATGATATTGTGGTCAATGTACAAACCTCGAAAAAACTTACCAACATGCGTGCGTCAGGATCTGATGACAACGTGAAGATTGCACCAAAAATCAATTTCTCTCTGGAAGAATGTATGGAATATATTCAAAAAGACGAATATCTGGAAGTGACACCTAAGTCATTGAGAATGAGGAAAATATACCTTGACGAAAACGAGCGTAAACGCATGGAGCGTCAATCAAACTAA
- a CDS encoding DUF5615 family PIN-like protein has product MMVLADENIDRNIIKFLRDNGIPAISVYENHRGVTDEEIISISKNPSKIILTEDKDFGELVFSHNQKDISVILFRYHFSETQKIKQILLEIIKSKFNLLQDSFTTITPNKIRIRPYD; this is encoded by the coding sequence ATGATGGTTCTGGCAGATGAAAATATTGACCGGAATATTATAAAATTCCTTAGAGACAATGGCATCCCGGCGATTTCAGTTTATGAAAATCATAGAGGAGTTACCGATGAGGAAATCATTTCGATCTCCAAAAATCCATCCAAAATTATTCTTACTGAAGACAAAGATTTCGGAGAATTGGTGTTCTCGCATAATCAAAAAGACATTAGTGTAATCTTATTTAGGTATCATTTTTCAGAAACCCAAAAAATAAAGCAGATATTACTGGAAATTATAAAATCAAAATTTAATCTTTTACAAGATTCGTTTACAACTATAACCCCAAATAAAATCAGAATCAGACCTTATGATTAA
- a CDS encoding mechanosensitive ion channel family protein, protein MKDLNSLLQLILDKVIAYSPKLMGALIVLIFGFWLANRIEKLVVGRLKRSSFSPEITSFLGSLLGITLKVAVLLMAAGMAGFDTSALVGMLAAAGFAVGLALQGGLGNFASGILILIFKPYKVGDWIEVEGKFGKVEEIQIFNTLLVTPGLKTLIIPNAQVTSHTVVNYSKKGKIRLEIMIGIPYEESFPRVKEIIERDLKKIKGLSEGPTGLVGIESFEAFFVKIGVKPYVHPDKYWDLFYEINAVLKKSFHENNISVTYPDSVRSGSFGE, encoded by the coding sequence TTGAAAGATTTAAATAGCTTGCTGCAACTTATTCTAGATAAAGTGATTGCATATTCTCCGAAATTAATGGGGGCTCTTATCGTATTAATTTTTGGTTTTTGGCTGGCAAACAGAATTGAAAAGTTAGTTGTTGGGCGACTCAAAAGGTCAAGTTTTTCTCCTGAAATAACTTCATTCTTAGGTTCACTTTTAGGCATAACCCTGAAAGTTGCCGTATTATTAATGGCAGCCGGAATGGCCGGTTTTGACACCTCGGCATTAGTGGGAATGTTGGCTGCAGCAGGATTTGCTGTAGGTCTGGCGTTGCAGGGAGGCCTGGGAAATTTTGCCTCCGGTATATTGATATTAATTTTTAAACCTTACAAAGTAGGTGACTGGATTGAAGTCGAAGGCAAGTTTGGAAAAGTAGAAGAAATACAGATTTTTAATACACTTCTGGTTACACCCGGTCTCAAAACTTTGATAATTCCCAATGCCCAGGTTACTTCTCATACAGTTGTTAATTATTCAAAAAAAGGCAAAATCAGACTCGAAATCATGATTGGAATACCCTATGAAGAGAGTTTTCCCAGGGTAAAAGAAATCATTGAGAGGGATTTGAAAAAAATAAAAGGATTAAGTGAGGGTCCCACCGGTTTGGTAGGAATCGAATCTTTTGAAGCTTTTTTTGTTAAAATAGGCGTTAAACCCTATGTTCATCCCGATAAATATTGGGATTTGTTTTACGAAATCAACGCCGTATTAAAAAAGTCATTTCACGAAAATAACATTTCGGTAACTTACCCTGACAGTGTGAGATCGGGTAGTTTTGGGGAATAA
- a CDS encoding GNAT family N-acetyltransferase yields MHILTTERLKLRRFTLEDAPFMVELLNTPLWLKFIGDRNVKTLEDAEEYLQKGILKNYETLGYGFYLVEEKASNQKIGMCGFVNREELPAPDLGFAFLPDYISRGFGSEIAAATLNFGKNDLQLEKISAIVNPENQASNALLKKLGFIFQNKIWFGEKKELLNYYEI; encoded by the coding sequence ATGCACATTTTAACGACCGAAAGGCTCAAGCTCAGAAGATTTACTTTAGAAGACGCTCCTTTTATGGTGGAACTTCTCAACACCCCACTTTGGCTCAAATTTATTGGAGACAGGAACGTAAAAACGTTGGAAGATGCCGAAGAATATTTGCAAAAAGGAATTTTGAAAAACTATGAGACGCTCGGTTATGGTTTTTATCTGGTTGAAGAAAAAGCATCAAATCAAAAGATAGGAATGTGTGGTTTTGTAAACCGGGAAGAACTGCCTGCTCCTGATTTGGGATTTGCATTTTTGCCGGACTATATCAGTCGGGGTTTTGGGTCAGAAATTGCGGCAGCTACTTTGAATTTTGGCAAAAATGATCTTCAATTAGAAAAAATATCCGCAATTGTAAACCCTGAAAATCAAGCATCTAATGCATTATTAAAAAAACTGGGTTTTATTTTCCAAAACAAAATCTGGTTTGGAGAAAAAAAGGAATTGCTGAATTATTATGAGATTTGA
- a CDS encoding ABC transporter ATP-binding protein, with protein sequence MVIIKTENIAKRYIMGTEIIDALKTVSITIEKGEYVAFMGPSGSGKSTLMNIIGCLDSPTGGSYVLNGKDVSHMSENELAEVRNKEIGFVFQTFNLLPRQSSLENVALPLIYAGYNKADRTEIAQNVLASVGLGERSMHKPNELSGGQRQRVAVARALVNNPSILLADEPTGNLDTRTSYEIMQLFSEIHAKGNTIIMVTHEEDIAKYAHRVVRLRDGLIESDEINPHPTNPEEMAKKLMEKTK encoded by the coding sequence ATGGTCATAATCAAAACTGAAAATATCGCCAAAAGGTACATCATGGGTACCGAAATAATTGATGCCCTCAAGACAGTTTCAATCACCATCGAAAAAGGTGAATATGTGGCTTTTATGGGTCCTTCAGGCTCAGGAAAATCCACATTGATGAACATCATCGGTTGTTTGGATAGCCCTACAGGTGGTTCTTATGTGCTCAATGGAAAAGATGTAAGTCACATGTCGGAAAACGAGCTGGCTGAGGTCAGAAACAAAGAGATTGGTTTCGTGTTTCAGACTTTCAACTTATTACCCCGGCAGTCATCACTCGAAAATGTGGCCCTACCGCTTATTTATGCAGGGTACAACAAAGCCGATCGCACCGAGATTGCCCAGAATGTATTGGCTAGCGTAGGACTTGGCGAAAGATCAATGCATAAACCGAATGAACTCTCTGGGGGGCAAAGGCAACGTGTTGCTGTAGCCAGGGCACTGGTAAATAATCCATCTATATTATTGGCCGATGAGCCCACTGGTAACCTCGACACCAGAACTTCCTATGAAATCATGCAGTTATTTAGTGAAATTCATGCCAAAGGAAACACTATTATAATGGTTACTCACGAAGAAGACATTGCCAAATACGCCCATCGGGTAGTTAGGCTAAGAGATGGTCTTATAGAGTCTGATGAGATTAACCCACATCCTACTAATCCTGAAGAAATGGCAAAAAAATTGATGGAAAAAACTAAATGA
- a CDS encoding RNA polymerase sigma factor, whose translation MSNDQQIVEACIRQDRVAQRKLYEQFSGKLFGVAMRYMKDREEAQDVLQDAFVKIFRKIDTFRFDCPLEAWMRKIVVNTALKVLQKNAQMKWVDIAGQYDLEDRNQQNLGLENMKMETLLGMVNELPEGSRMIFNLYAIEGYKHQEIAEMLDINEGTSKSQYARAKTLLSEKIEKENNRLAKSRSEYERGF comes from the coding sequence ATGTCAAACGACCAGCAAATAGTAGAAGCCTGTATCCGTCAGGATCGGGTTGCTCAGAGAAAACTGTACGAGCAGTTTTCGGGGAAGCTGTTTGGCGTGGCTATGCGATATATGAAAGACAGGGAAGAAGCTCAGGATGTGCTGCAGGATGCATTTGTGAAGATTTTCAGGAAGATTGACACATTCAGGTTTGATTGCCCTCTGGAAGCCTGGATGCGAAAAATAGTGGTGAATACCGCACTCAAAGTGCTGCAAAAAAATGCTCAGATGAAATGGGTAGATATAGCCGGTCAGTATGATCTGGAAGATCGAAATCAACAGAATTTGGGGCTGGAAAACATGAAAATGGAAACACTTCTGGGCATGGTCAATGAGCTGCCTGAGGGGTCAAGAATGATTTTTAACCTATATGCCATTGAAGGCTACAAGCATCAGGAAATAGCAGAAATGCTGGATATAAATGAGGGTACATCTAAGTCTCAATATGCCCGGGCCAAAACCCTCTTGAGCGAAAAAATTGAAAAAGAGAATAACAGACTGGCCAAAAGCCGGAGTGAATATGAAAGAGGATTTTGA
- a CDS encoding MATE family efflux transporter has translation MLHFKLVNELKTTLRLSIPIIVGQLGVVLMAVADNVMVGQLLGKTALGAAGVSNSIAFLIGSFAVGGLAVIAPMVSKSFAENNTKYLKKLFVNANWVAITYGIVLSSIGLAIYYNFGILDQPTEVSRLSPSFLLIILASNFFLYLYIALKQFVDGFSRPQVSMIITIIGLAFNVFGNYVLIKGSLFFPEIGLNGAAVSTLVTRSIMFLSLAAYLYFNNKHASIFRNNRWVPDFRIVKEILRRSIPGGFQFFFEIGAFSTAVIMMGWISETALAAHHIAINIASSTYMMATGISFAAGIRVGDAWGRRDAAAIKIAGNAGYIMVFAFMTLSMLIIFFFKLPILHFYISDVDVIQIATPLLTIAAIFQLSDGLQVVGLGVLRGLADIKIPTAITFVAYWVIALPAGYFLGFKTGMGANGIWTGLLLGLTASAIFLYFRYRFLVNPKIINERFLTKKH, from the coding sequence ATGCTTCATTTTAAACTAGTTAACGAACTAAAAACTACCCTGAGACTTTCAATTCCTATAATTGTTGGGCAATTGGGAGTAGTTCTTATGGCAGTTGCTGACAACGTGATGGTAGGACAGTTATTGGGAAAAACGGCATTGGGAGCCGCTGGTGTATCTAACTCCATTGCATTTCTAATTGGCTCTTTTGCAGTGGGTGGACTTGCCGTTATAGCACCTATGGTATCAAAAAGTTTTGCCGAAAACAATACAAAATACCTGAAAAAACTCTTTGTCAACGCCAATTGGGTAGCCATCACCTATGGAATCGTACTTAGCTCAATTGGGCTTGCAATTTATTATAATTTTGGAATTTTAGATCAACCTACAGAAGTCAGCAGACTTTCACCCTCCTTTTTGCTAATCATTCTTGCCTCCAATTTCTTTTTATACCTTTATATAGCGTTAAAGCAATTTGTTGATGGTTTTTCAAGACCTCAGGTATCGATGATTATCACTATTATCGGACTAGCATTCAACGTTTTCGGAAATTATGTACTGATAAAAGGAAGCTTGTTTTTCCCTGAAATTGGCCTCAACGGTGCGGCTGTATCCACGCTGGTTACACGATCTATAATGTTTTTGAGTCTTGCTGCATATCTATATTTCAACAATAAACACGCATCAATTTTCAGAAACAATCGTTGGGTTCCGGATTTTAGGATTGTAAAAGAAATTTTAAGAAGAAGTATTCCGGGCGGTTTTCAGTTTTTTTTCGAAATCGGTGCATTTTCTACGGCAGTTATCATGATGGGCTGGATTTCAGAAACTGCTTTGGCTGCTCACCACATTGCGATTAACATTGCCTCATCTACTTATATGATGGCCACTGGCATTTCGTTTGCGGCAGGAATCAGGGTGGGTGACGCCTGGGGTCGAAGAGATGCAGCAGCTATAAAAATTGCGGGAAATGCCGGTTATATTATGGTTTTTGCTTTTATGACATTGAGTATGCTTATTATATTTTTCTTCAAATTGCCTATATTGCACTTTTATATCAGCGACGTTGATGTGATCCAAATTGCCACACCATTGCTAACTATTGCTGCAATATTTCAGCTTTCTGATGGCCTTCAGGTAGTAGGATTGGGTGTTTTAAGAGGTTTGGCTGATATCAAAATCCCTACTGCGATTACATTTGTAGCATACTGGGTGATCGCCCTTCCGGCCGGATATTTTTTGGGATTCAAAACCGGAATGGGTGCCAATGGAATCTGGACCGGCTTATTATTAGGACTTACCGCTTCAGCAATTTTTCTTTATTTCAGATATAGGTTTTTGGTTAATCCAAAAATAATCAATGAGAGATTTTTAACAAAAAAACATTGA
- a CDS encoding DUF433 domain-containing protein — translation MKNYQNFIEINHQILLGKPIVKGSRIAVELILRKMSQGAKKEDILEMYPNLKNEEIEACFEYAADILANEEVLA, via the coding sequence ATGAAAAATTACCAAAATTTCATAGAAATAAATCATCAGATTTTACTTGGTAAACCAATTGTTAAGGGGAGCAGAATAGCTGTTGAGCTCATTCTTAGAAAAATGTCACAAGGAGCAAAAAAAGAAGACATTTTGGAAATGTATCCCAATTTAAAGAATGAGGAAATTGAGGCATGTTTTGAATATGCTGCTGATATTTTGGCCAATGAGGAAGTACTTGCATGA
- a CDS encoding metallophosphoesterase, translating to MNRIFGLILVVIFFLIIDFYFFQAIKTLTRGLTENSRRVIHFIYWSIPVISLAMTLAAFTLFPEYISAKARNLMAAGVFLIYLSKILGSVFLLIGDIVNLIRYLGQKAIEKPDTPQPATLTRSEFLATGALAVGGLNLGTMVFGIISGAHDYRVRKVPLFIKNLPKKFEGMTIAQLSDIHSGSFYNKTAVNGGVDMLLAEKPDVVFFTGDLVNNEAKELNDYFDTFKRVKAPLGVFSTLGNHDYGDYMPWESEATKRKNLETLIEGHKLMGWDILMDENRSLKVEGESIGIIGIQNWGMGGFIKKGDLKKALQNTEDQPVKLLLSHDPSHWRAQVAGHQPDINVAFAGHTHGMQYGVEIGDFKWSPVQYRYKEWAGLYKEADQQLYVNRGFGFIGYPGRVGILPEISIFTLKSV from the coding sequence ATGAACAGAATATTCGGACTCATTTTAGTCGTGATATTTTTTCTTATCATTGACTTTTACTTTTTTCAGGCCATAAAAACCCTGACACGTGGCTTAACAGAAAACTCCCGTAGAGTCATACATTTCATTTATTGGAGCATTCCGGTGATTTCACTGGCCATGACGCTTGCAGCTTTTACTCTTTTCCCTGAATATATCAGTGCAAAAGCCCGAAACCTGATGGCAGCAGGTGTTTTTCTGATTTATCTTTCAAAAATTCTGGGTTCTGTATTCTTATTGATTGGTGATATTGTTAACCTTATCAGGTATCTGGGACAAAAAGCCATCGAAAAACCCGACACTCCACAGCCGGCTACGCTTACAAGATCAGAGTTTCTGGCCACAGGAGCCCTTGCCGTAGGAGGTTTGAATCTTGGAACTATGGTTTTCGGAATCATTTCCGGAGCACATGATTATAGAGTGAGAAAGGTGCCTCTTTTCATCAAAAATCTTCCGAAAAAATTTGAAGGTATGACCATAGCACAGCTATCAGACATTCATTCGGGAAGTTTTTACAATAAAACCGCTGTAAACGGAGGAGTGGATATGCTTTTGGCCGAAAAACCGGATGTAGTGTTTTTTACGGGTGATCTGGTAAACAACGAAGCCAAAGAATTGAATGATTATTTTGACACTTTTAAAAGAGTTAAAGCACCTTTAGGCGTATTTTCTACTCTTGGAAACCACGATTATGGTGATTATATGCCATGGGAAAGTGAGGCCACCAAGCGTAAAAATCTGGAAACGCTGATTGAAGGACATAAATTGATGGGTTGGGATATTCTTATGGACGAAAACAGGAGCTTGAAAGTAGAAGGAGAAAGTATCGGAATTATTGGAATTCAAAACTGGGGGATGGGTGGTTTTATCAAAAAAGGTGATCTAAAAAAAGCCTTGCAAAACACCGAAGACCAGCCTGTAAAACTGCTACTTTCTCATGACCCGAGCCATTGGAGAGCACAGGTTGCCGGACACCAACCCGATATAAATGTGGCCTTTGCCGGTCACACCCACGGCATGCAGTATGGCGTTGAAATCGGAGACTTTAAATGGAGTCCGGTGCAATACAGATACAAAGAATGGGCAGGATTATACAAAGAAGCCGACCAACAACTCTATGTAAACAGGGGCTTTGGATTTATTGGATATCCTGGAAGAGTAGGTATTTTACCCGAAATTAGTATTTTTACCCTCAAAAGTGTGTAA